One window of the Synechococcus sp. CC9311 genome contains the following:
- the rsmH gene encoding 16S rRNA (cytosine(1402)-N(4))-methyltransferase RsmH has protein sequence MPDHPLSSGVAFSHVPVLAETLMQVLSEQPPILWQNTAVIDATLGGGGHSKLILERFPGVRLVGLDQDPSARAAAASRLEPFLDRVQIVPVNFAAFEPPEPVSLVLADLGVSSPQLDVASRGFSFRLDGPLDMRMNPVAGGETAEEMIARLDVNALADLIYAFGEERLSRRIARRIKADLEAEGAYAGTAALAYAVAGCYPPKARRGRIHPATRTFQALRIAVNDELGVLDRLLQTAPGWLKPGGVLAIISFHSLEDRRVKTAFLQEERLERVTRKPFMASEQEQADNPRSRSAKLRIARRRPDTARSGP, from the coding sequence ATGCCCGATCACCCGCTGTCTTCTGGTGTGGCGTTCAGCCACGTGCCCGTATTGGCTGAAACGCTGATGCAGGTTTTGTCTGAGCAGCCCCCAATCCTTTGGCAGAACACAGCTGTCATTGACGCCACGCTTGGCGGTGGTGGTCATAGCAAACTCATCCTGGAACGCTTTCCTGGCGTGCGTTTGGTTGGCTTGGATCAGGACCCCTCCGCTAGGGCTGCTGCTGCTTCCAGGCTGGAGCCCTTCCTTGATCGCGTGCAGATCGTTCCGGTGAACTTTGCCGCGTTTGAACCACCGGAACCGGTGTCGCTGGTGCTGGCAGACCTGGGGGTGAGCAGTCCCCAATTGGATGTGGCCTCCAGAGGATTCAGCTTCCGGCTGGACGGTCCCTTAGATATGCGCATGAACCCAGTGGCTGGAGGTGAAACGGCAGAGGAGATGATTGCGCGGCTGGATGTGAATGCCCTTGCTGACTTGATTTACGCCTTTGGAGAGGAACGCTTGTCTCGCAGGATTGCTCGACGGATTAAGGCGGATTTGGAGGCGGAAGGCGCCTATGCAGGCACGGCGGCATTGGCTTATGCCGTGGCTGGTTGTTACCCCCCCAAAGCACGACGGGGAAGGATTCATCCCGCCACGCGCACCTTTCAGGCGCTGCGGATTGCCGTGAACGATGAACTGGGGGTGCTGGACCGATTGCTTCAGACAGCGCCTGGATGGCTGAAGCCAGGGGGTGTGCTGGCGATCATCAGTTTTCATTCGTTGGAAGATCGTCGTGTCAAAACCGCTTTCCTCCAAGAGGAGCGGCTCGAGCGGGTCACGCGCAAACCGTTCATGGCCTCAGAACAGGAACAGGCAGACAACCCGCGCAGTCGCAGCGCAAAACTAAGAATTGCCAGACGGAGGCCCGACACCGCTCGGTCTGGGCCATGA
- a CDS encoding DUF456 domain-containing protein: protein MNVPLSLDLFWWMALFVQLLAIPGTLLPLLPGLIWLPVGGLIWIVAVGWQQAWPELVVALLLFGLGLVADLLALGLASMRLKASRWSAAGAGVGLLLGVFGLLPALPFGGPLLGALFGPWLGALVVETWVKKKPPLNLGWLESLRQGAVVGLAVVAGLLVSRLAQLVLALLGVVAFIGLSSR, encoded by the coding sequence ATGAATGTCCCATTGTCTCTCGACTTGTTCTGGTGGATGGCGCTGTTTGTGCAGCTGCTGGCCATTCCAGGCACGCTCTTGCCCTTGCTCCCAGGTTTGATCTGGCTTCCTGTGGGTGGATTGATTTGGATCGTTGCTGTCGGATGGCAACAGGCCTGGCCTGAGCTCGTTGTCGCTTTGCTGTTGTTTGGTCTGGGGCTCGTTGCCGACCTCTTGGCTTTAGGCCTGGCCTCGATGCGCCTGAAGGCCAGCCGTTGGTCAGCAGCAGGGGCCGGGGTGGGTCTGCTCTTGGGGGTGTTCGGCCTCCTACCCGCCCTTCCGTTTGGAGGTCCATTGCTTGGGGCCTTGTTCGGCCCCTGGCTTGGGGCCCTGGTGGTGGAAACCTGGGTTAAAAAAAAGCCACCCTTGAATCTCGGGTGGCTCGAATCATTACGGCAAGGAGCAGTCGTGGGGTTAGCGGTGGTGGCCGGACTGCTTGTGAGTCGTCTGGCTCAGCTGGTTTTGGCACTGCTCGGCGTAGTGGCCTTTATCGGACTCAGTTCTCGCTAA
- a CDS encoding thioesterase family protein, translating into MPSSDHWLQLQRNVRFGETDAAGVVHFYQLFRWCHEAWEESLARYGIAAAAIFPGCRDICQVPTVALPVVHCEADFQRPVHGGDDLRILLEPQRLNPGCFEVKYRFQLEDMDVARGLIRHLAIESESRRRCALPEPIDLWLEASTVGRLEPI; encoded by the coding sequence GTGCCATCCTCCGACCACTGGCTTCAGCTCCAACGCAACGTGCGTTTTGGGGAAACCGATGCCGCCGGCGTCGTGCATTTTTACCAGCTATTTCGCTGGTGCCACGAAGCCTGGGAAGAGAGCCTGGCTCGTTATGGCATCGCCGCGGCCGCCATCTTCCCAGGCTGTCGAGATATCTGTCAGGTGCCAACCGTGGCCCTACCAGTGGTGCATTGCGAAGCCGATTTCCAACGGCCAGTGCATGGCGGCGATGACCTGCGGATCCTTCTCGAACCTCAACGGCTCAACCCCGGCTGCTTCGAGGTGAAATACCGCTTCCAGCTCGAGGATATGGATGTTGCTCGTGGTCTCATTCGGCACCTAGCCATCGAGTCTGAAAGTCGCAGGCGTTGCGCCTTGCCGGAACCCATCGATCTCTGGCTGGAGGCTTCAACCGTAGGGAGACTCGAACCGATCTAA
- a CDS encoding TM2 domain-containing protein, translated as MTVLSETEISNKKLAAGLLGVFLGSFGIHKFVLGYNNAGIIMLVVSLAGGVVTCGIATGVMSVIGMIEGIIYLTKSTDEFREMYLEQQKAWF; from the coding sequence ATGACCGTGCTGTCGGAAACTGAAATCAGCAACAAAAAGCTGGCAGCAGGTCTGTTGGGCGTTTTTTTGGGCTCATTCGGAATTCACAAGTTTGTATTGGGATACAACAACGCCGGAATCATCATGTTGGTGGTGAGTTTGGCGGGCGGTGTTGTGACATGCGGCATCGCGACTGGTGTGATGTCAGTCATTGGAATGATTGAAGGCATCATCTATCTCACAAAATCCACAGACGAATTCCGGGAGATGTATCTCGAGCAGCAAAAGGCTTGGTTCTGA
- a CDS encoding DUF2752 domain-containing protein, with the protein MRQLRRSGFFIPSALTAALWLKGRHPQVPGWGCPFRALTGIPGPGCYLTRATSAALNGDFQLSLGFHLFGPIVAAALLGWSLMALRKRRLIPVRVALAPMSIITSAFVLYWLLRLVLSYGFGVVGSPGFPATG; encoded by the coding sequence GTGCGCCAACTTCGCCGGTCAGGGTTCTTCATCCCAAGCGCCCTGACCGCCGCTCTGTGGTTGAAAGGACGCCACCCACAAGTTCCTGGCTGGGGCTGCCCTTTTCGAGCCCTTACAGGGATTCCCGGTCCGGGGTGTTACCTCACTAGAGCCACCTCAGCCGCTCTCAACGGCGACTTTCAACTTTCCTTGGGCTTCCATCTGTTTGGACCAATCGTGGCGGCAGCGTTGCTTGGCTGGAGCCTCATGGCTCTACGCAAGCGACGGCTGATCCCGGTGCGTGTCGCTCTTGCACCGATGAGCATCATCACCTCAGCCTTCGTTCTCTATTGGCTGCTTCGGCTAGTGCTCAGCTATGGCTTCGGAGTCGTTGGTTCGCCAGGCTTTCCAGCAACAGGCTGA
- a CDS encoding AMP-binding protein, whose amino-acid sequence MEAGHWLHLQAVQAGGRPVAGDLSSPAFDWPLGGGVVLASGGSQGGRSLCLQPWTHLDRSAAACGRWLEGIGLSPEGLILLNPLPLHHISGLMPWWRGRLWGAQHVSLPPPLMKDPPSLLATCLDLPRWGQKQAVVSLVPTQLKRLLDHPEGMAWLQHLALVWVGGAGLAGPLAERARELGIRLAPCYGATETAAMVVAQAPERFLQGELGCGAPLDDVELHLDRDGVLRVRTRRLALARWLDGRLAPLVDAEGWWSSGDAAALITAGDGALNVQIQGRIDGAIHSGGETVFPEQLSQRLLHQAQEQGLPLEAVLLLPIASQEWGQRLVALVRCRDGWIESEGWASVQASLRSMTSGWLPAEQPMQWLECAVLEPSLEGKWERGRWQDWLESQESSLLRYVHDRAVGN is encoded by the coding sequence GTGGAGGCCGGGCATTGGTTGCACCTACAAGCGGTGCAGGCTGGCGGGCGTCCAGTCGCTGGGGACCTTTCAAGCCCTGCCTTTGATTGGCCGCTTGGCGGAGGTGTGGTGTTGGCCAGTGGTGGCAGCCAGGGGGGGCGCAGCTTGTGCCTCCAGCCCTGGACCCACTTGGATCGCTCTGCTGCAGCGTGTGGTCGGTGGCTGGAGGGGATTGGGCTCAGCCCCGAGGGGTTGATCTTGCTCAACCCCCTGCCGCTTCATCACATCAGTGGCCTGATGCCCTGGTGGCGAGGTCGTCTTTGGGGCGCACAGCACGTGTCGCTTCCGCCTCCCTTGATGAAAGATCCGCCGTCCTTGCTGGCGACCTGTTTGGACTTACCTCGTTGGGGCCAGAAACAGGCTGTGGTGTCTTTGGTGCCCACACAGCTCAAACGGTTGCTGGATCACCCAGAGGGGATGGCGTGGTTGCAGCATTTGGCGCTGGTTTGGGTGGGAGGAGCCGGCCTGGCTGGACCCCTGGCTGAGCGTGCTCGCGAGTTAGGGATTCGCCTTGCTCCTTGTTATGGAGCTACCGAAACAGCTGCGATGGTGGTGGCGCAGGCGCCCGAACGCTTTCTTCAGGGCGAGCTGGGCTGTGGTGCGCCCCTCGATGATGTGGAACTGCACCTGGATCGGGATGGTGTGTTGAGGGTGCGGACGCGGCGTTTGGCGCTCGCGCGCTGGCTTGATGGTCGGCTGGCCCCTCTTGTGGATGCCGAGGGCTGGTGGAGCAGCGGAGATGCGGCCGCTTTGATCACCGCAGGAGATGGGGCTCTAAACGTTCAGATACAAGGTCGGATCGATGGTGCAATCCATTCCGGTGGTGAAACGGTGTTCCCTGAGCAGCTCAGTCAACGCCTGCTGCATCAAGCCCAGGAGCAGGGACTGCCGTTGGAAGCGGTGCTGCTGCTTCCGATTGCCAGTCAGGAATGGGGGCAGCGTTTGGTGGCGTTGGTGCGTTGCCGTGATGGCTGGATCGAGTCCGAGGGCTGGGCTTCTGTTCAAGCCAGCCTGCGCTCGATGACCTCAGGCTGGCTACCGGCCGAGCAGCCCATGCAATGGCTGGAATGCGCGGTTCTTGAACCTTCGTTAGAGGGCAAATGGGAACGGGGCCGTTGGCAGGACTGGTTGGAGTCGCAAGAATCAAGTCTTCTGCGCTACGTCCATGACCGTGCTGTCGGAAACTGA
- a CDS encoding NAD(P)H-quinone oxidoreductase subunit H, whose protein sequence is MTQLETRTEPMVVNFGPHHPSMHGVLRLVVTLDGEDVVDCEPVIGYLHRGMEKIAENRTNVMYVPYVSRMDYAAGMFYEAIVVNAPERLANIPVPKRASYIRVLMLELNRIANHLLWLGPFLADVGAQTPFFYIFREREMIYDLWEAATGQRLINNNYFRIGGVAADLPWGWLEKCKDFCDWFGPKIDEYEKLITNNPIFRRRIEGLGVIGREEAINWSLSGPMLRASGVPWDLRKVDHYECYDDFDWDVASEKEGDCFARYRVRIEEMRQSLKILRQACDMIPGGPTENLEAHRMAEGKDSAFAGFDYQYVAKKVAPTFKIPNGELYSRLESGKGEIGVFIQGNNDVTPWRFKIRAADSNNLQILPHILKGHKVADIMAILGSIDVIMGSVDR, encoded by the coding sequence ATGACGCAGCTGGAAACGCGCACCGAGCCGATGGTGGTCAACTTCGGCCCCCATCACCCCTCCATGCATGGGGTGCTGAGGCTCGTCGTGACCCTGGACGGTGAAGACGTTGTGGATTGCGAGCCAGTGATCGGCTATCTCCACCGCGGCATGGAGAAGATCGCCGAGAACCGCACCAACGTGATGTACGTGCCGTACGTGAGCCGTATGGACTACGCAGCGGGCATGTTTTACGAAGCGATCGTGGTGAACGCTCCAGAGCGCCTCGCCAACATCCCTGTGCCAAAGAGGGCTAGCTATATCCGGGTCTTGATGTTGGAGCTCAACCGGATCGCCAACCACCTGCTCTGGCTTGGCCCCTTCCTCGCTGATGTTGGTGCTCAAACACCGTTCTTTTACATCTTCCGTGAACGGGAGATGATTTATGACCTCTGGGAAGCGGCCACGGGTCAGCGACTGATCAACAACAACTATTTCCGCATCGGTGGTGTTGCCGCCGACTTGCCCTGGGGCTGGTTGGAGAAATGTAAGGATTTTTGCGATTGGTTCGGTCCAAAAATTGATGAGTACGAAAAACTCATCACCAACAACCCCATTTTCCGTCGCCGCATTGAAGGACTCGGCGTCATCGGCCGAGAAGAGGCGATAAATTGGAGCTTGTCAGGTCCAATGTTGCGGGCCTCCGGTGTGCCTTGGGATCTCCGCAAGGTGGATCACTACGAGTGTTACGACGATTTCGATTGGGATGTGGCCAGCGAGAAGGAGGGTGACTGCTTTGCTCGCTATCGCGTGCGCATTGAAGAGATGCGTCAATCGCTGAAAATCCTGCGCCAAGCTTGCGACATGATCCCCGGCGGCCCTACAGAAAATCTCGAAGCCCACCGCATGGCAGAAGGCAAAGACAGTGCCTTTGCCGGATTCGACTACCAATACGTGGCCAAAAAAGTGGCGCCTACGTTCAAGATTCCCAATGGGGAGCTCTACTCCCGGCTGGAATCAGGCAAGGGTGAAATCGGAGTATTCATCCAGGGCAACAACGATGTCACCCCCTGGCGCTTCAAGATCAGGGCGGCTGACAGCAACAATCTCCAGATCCTTCCTCACATCCTGAAGGGACACAAAGTTGCCGACATCATGGCGATCCTGGGCTCGATCGACGTGATCATGGGATCCGTTGATCGCTGA